Proteins co-encoded in one Callospermophilus lateralis isolate mCalLat2 chromosome 2, mCalLat2.hap1, whole genome shotgun sequence genomic window:
- the Entpd2 gene encoding ectonucleoside triphosphate diphosphohydrolase 2 isoform X2: MAGKVLSLLPPLVLAAAGLSGLLLLCVPTRDVREPPALKYGIVLDAGSSHTSMFVYKWPADKENDTGIVGQHSSCDVQGGGISSYADNPSGAGQSLVECLEQALRDVPKERHAGTPLYLGATAGMRLLNLTSPEASAGVLEAVTQTLTQYPFDFRGARILSGQDEGVFGWVTANYLLENFIKITFETAIPAEDPANEVQLRLYGQHYQVYTHSFLCYGRDQVLQRLLASALQTHSFHPCWPRGYSTQVLLQDLYQSPCTKAQRPQTFNSSARVGVSGTSDPVLCRDLVSGLFDLSSCTFSRCSFNGVFQPPVAGNFIAFSAFYYTVDFLRTAMGLPVATLQQLEAAAMAICNQTWAELQTRAPRQQARLADYCAGAMFVQQLLSRGYGFDERSFRGVAFQKKAADTAVGWALGYMLNLTNMIPADPPGLRKGTDFRSWVALLLLFAAMLLVALGLLLRQVRSSKSPSAI, translated from the exons ATGGCCGGGAAGGTGTTGTCACTGCTGCCTCCTCTGGTGCTGGCCGCGGCCGGCCTCTCCGGCCTCCTGCTGCTGTGCGTCCCCACCCGCGACGTCCGGGAGCCGCCCGCCCTCAAG TATGGCATTGTCCTGGATGCTGGCTCTTCACACACGTCCATGTTTGTCTACAAGTGGCCAGCAGACAAGGAGAATGATACAGGCATAGTGGGCCAGCACAGCTCCTGTGATGTCCAAG GTGGGGGCATCTCCAGCTATGCAGATAACCCTTCTGGGGCTGGCCAGAGTCTGGTTGAATGTCTGGAACAAGCACTTCGGGATGTACCCAAAGAGAGACACGCTGGCACCCCCTTATACCTGGGAGCTACAGCAGGCATGCGCCTGCTCAA CCTGACCAGTCCAGAGGCCTCGGCCGGTGTGCTTGAGGCAGTGACGCAGACGCTGACCCAGTACCCCTTTGACTTCCGTGGTGCACGCATCCTCTCTGGCCAGGACGAGGGGGTGTTTGGCTGGGTGACTGCCAACTACCTGCTGGAGAACTTCATTAAG ATCACCTTTGAGACGGCCATCCCAGCTGAGGATCCAGCCAATGAGGTCCAGCTACGGCTCTACGGCCAGCACTACCAGGTCTATACACATAGCTTTCTCTGCTATGGCCGAGACCAGGTCCTCCAGAGACTGCTGGCCAGTGCTCTCCAG ACCCACAGCTTCCACCCCTGCTGGCCAAGGGGCTATTCCACTCAAGTCCTGCTCCAGGACCTGTACCAGTCACCATGCACCAAGGCTCAGCGGCCCCAGACTTTCAACAGCAGTGCCAGAGTCGGTGTGTCGGGGACCAGTGACCCTGTTCTCTGTCGTGACCTTGTCTCCGGGCTCTTTGACCTCTCCTCCTGCACCTTCTCTAGATGTTCCTTCAATGGGGTCTTCCAGCCCCCTGTGGCTGGGAACTTCATT GCCTTCTCTGCTTTCTACTACACTGTGGACTTCCTGAGGACCGCTATGGGGCTGCCTGTGGCAACTCTGCAGCAGCTGGAAGCAGCTGCCATGGCCATCTGCAACCAGACCTGggctgag CTGCAGACTCGGGCGCCAAGGCAGCAAGCCCGCCTGGCCGACTACTGCGCTGGGGCCATGTTCGTGCAGCAGCTGCTGAGCCGCGGCTACGGCTTCGACGAGCGCTCCTTCCGCGGCGTGGCCTTCCAGAAGAAG GCCGCGGACACGGCGGTCGGCTGGGCGCTCGGCTACATGCTGAACCTGACCAACATGATCCCCGCTGACCCGCCGGGGCTGCGCAAGGGCACCGACTTCAGGTCCTGGGTCGCCCTCCTCCTGCTCTTCGCCGCCATGCTCCTGGTCGCGCTCGGCCTGCTGCTGCGCCAGGTGCGCTCCTCCAAGTCGCCGAGCGCCATCTAG
- the Entpd2 gene encoding ectonucleoside triphosphate diphosphohydrolase 2 isoform X1 codes for MAGKVLSLLPPLVLAAAGLSGLLLLCVPTRDVREPPALKYGIVLDAGSSHTSMFVYKWPADKENDTGIVGQHSSCDVQGGGISSYADNPSGAGQSLVECLEQALRDVPKERHAGTPLYLGATAGMRLLNLTSPEASAGVLEAVTQTLTQYPFDFRGARILSGQDEGVFGWVTANYLLENFIKYGWVGRWFRPRKGTLGAMDLGGASTQITFETAIPAEDPANEVQLRLYGQHYQVYTHSFLCYGRDQVLQRLLASALQTHSFHPCWPRGYSTQVLLQDLYQSPCTKAQRPQTFNSSARVGVSGTSDPVLCRDLVSGLFDLSSCTFSRCSFNGVFQPPVAGNFIAFSAFYYTVDFLRTAMGLPVATLQQLEAAAMAICNQTWAELQTRAPRQQARLADYCAGAMFVQQLLSRGYGFDERSFRGVAFQKKAADTAVGWALGYMLNLTNMIPADPPGLRKGTDFRSWVALLLLFAAMLLVALGLLLRQVRSSKSPSAI; via the exons ATGGCCGGGAAGGTGTTGTCACTGCTGCCTCCTCTGGTGCTGGCCGCGGCCGGCCTCTCCGGCCTCCTGCTGCTGTGCGTCCCCACCCGCGACGTCCGGGAGCCGCCCGCCCTCAAG TATGGCATTGTCCTGGATGCTGGCTCTTCACACACGTCCATGTTTGTCTACAAGTGGCCAGCAGACAAGGAGAATGATACAGGCATAGTGGGCCAGCACAGCTCCTGTGATGTCCAAG GTGGGGGCATCTCCAGCTATGCAGATAACCCTTCTGGGGCTGGCCAGAGTCTGGTTGAATGTCTGGAACAAGCACTTCGGGATGTACCCAAAGAGAGACACGCTGGCACCCCCTTATACCTGGGAGCTACAGCAGGCATGCGCCTGCTCAA CCTGACCAGTCCAGAGGCCTCGGCCGGTGTGCTTGAGGCAGTGACGCAGACGCTGACCCAGTACCCCTTTGACTTCCGTGGTGCACGCATCCTCTCTGGCCAGGACGAGGGGGTGTTTGGCTGGGTGACTGCCAACTACCTGCTGGAGAACTTCATTAAG TACGGCTGGGTGGGCCGGTGGTTCCGACCAAGGAAAGGGACGCTGGGGGCCATGGACCTGGGGGGTGCCTCCACACAGATCACCTTTGAGACGGCCATCCCAGCTGAGGATCCAGCCAATGAGGTCCAGCTACGGCTCTACGGCCAGCACTACCAGGTCTATACACATAGCTTTCTCTGCTATGGCCGAGACCAGGTCCTCCAGAGACTGCTGGCCAGTGCTCTCCAG ACCCACAGCTTCCACCCCTGCTGGCCAAGGGGCTATTCCACTCAAGTCCTGCTCCAGGACCTGTACCAGTCACCATGCACCAAGGCTCAGCGGCCCCAGACTTTCAACAGCAGTGCCAGAGTCGGTGTGTCGGGGACCAGTGACCCTGTTCTCTGTCGTGACCTTGTCTCCGGGCTCTTTGACCTCTCCTCCTGCACCTTCTCTAGATGTTCCTTCAATGGGGTCTTCCAGCCCCCTGTGGCTGGGAACTTCATT GCCTTCTCTGCTTTCTACTACACTGTGGACTTCCTGAGGACCGCTATGGGGCTGCCTGTGGCAACTCTGCAGCAGCTGGAAGCAGCTGCCATGGCCATCTGCAACCAGACCTGggctgag CTGCAGACTCGGGCGCCAAGGCAGCAAGCCCGCCTGGCCGACTACTGCGCTGGGGCCATGTTCGTGCAGCAGCTGCTGAGCCGCGGCTACGGCTTCGACGAGCGCTCCTTCCGCGGCGTGGCCTTCCAGAAGAAG GCCGCGGACACGGCGGTCGGCTGGGCGCTCGGCTACATGCTGAACCTGACCAACATGATCCCCGCTGACCCGCCGGGGCTGCGCAAGGGCACCGACTTCAGGTCCTGGGTCGCCCTCCTCCTGCTCTTCGCCGCCATGCTCCTGGTCGCGCTCGGCCTGCTGCTGCGCCAGGTGCGCTCCTCCAAGTCGCCGAGCGCCATCTAG